In Arachis stenosperma cultivar V10309 chromosome 1, arast.V10309.gnm1.PFL2, whole genome shotgun sequence, one DNA window encodes the following:
- the LOC130943299 gene encoding primary amine oxidase-like — protein sequence MASSKKLILLLVLAFLSFEAVVSAVVTPLQFPHPLDPLTKEEITTVQTIVRTKYPTSKNSLTFHYIGLDDPDKTSVLTWEHSMPGAITIPRKSFAIVIINGETHEILIDLTPKIILSDKIHTGHGFPTLSVEEQTAAILLPLSHEPFKESIKKRGLNLSEVVCSTFTVGWYGEANSKRSLRVDCFMKETTVNIYVRPISELYILVDLDLMKIVEYHDRATRPVPTADNTDYRFSNQQPPFGPKQHSLASHQPQGPGFQIKGHSISWANWKFHIGFDSRAGVVLSLASIYDLEKHKSRRVMYRGFISELFVPYQDPSEDWYFKTFFDAGEFGFGLSTVSMQPNRDCPSHAQFLDVFVHTNDGSPSLLKNAICVFEQYGDIMWRHTETGIPNETILESRSEVNLIVRSVVTVGNYDNIIDWQFKASGSIKPAIALSGILEIKPVEAKHKSEIKIDEHGTLVSANSVGIYHDHFYIYHLDLDIDGVENSFEQTSLKTVRVTDGSSKRKSYWTVETKTANTESDGKITIGMAPAELAVVNPNKKTAVGNDVGYRLIPGTTAHPLLTEDDYPQIRGAFTNHNVWVTPYNISQKWAGGLYVDQSRGEDTLAVWTQQNRNIKNTDIVLWHVVGIHHVPAQEDFPIMPLLSTGFELRPTNFFERNPVLKTLSPNDLTWPGCPK from the exons ATGGCTTCCAGCAAGAAGCTCATTCTCCTCTTAGTGTTGGCCTTCCTCTCCTTCGAAGCAGTGGTATCAGCAGTAGTGACACCACTGCAATTCCCACACCCACTTGACCCTCTAACCAAAGAAGAAATAACTACAGTCCAAACCATAGTCCGAACCAAGTACCCAACCTCCAAGAACAGCCTTACCTTCCACTACATTGGCCTTGATGACCCTGACAAAACTTCTGTTCTCACATGGGAACACTCGATGCCTGGAGCCATAACCATCCCTCGCAAATCCTTCGCGATTGTCATTATCAACGGTGAGACCCACGAGATCCTTATTGATCTGACGCCGAAGATCATCCTCTCCGACAAGATTCACACTGGCCATGGCTTCCCAACGCTGAGCGTTGAGGAGCAGACTGCCGCCATACTGCTTCCGCTGAGTCACGAGCCCTTCAAAGAGTCGATCAAGAAGAGAGGACTCAACCTCTCTGAGGTGGTCTGCTCTACCTTCACCGTCGGATGGTACGGCGAGGCCAACAGCAAGAGATCCCTCAGGGTCGATTGCTTCATGAAGGAAACCACCGTCAACATATATGTCCGCCCTATCAGCGAGCTCTATATACTCGTTGACCTTGACCTCATGAAGATCGTTGAGTACCATGACAGAGCCACTCGCCCTGTTCCCACCGCCGACAACACCGATTATCGCTTCTCTAACCAGCAACCACCCTTCGGTCCCAAGCAACACAGCCTTGCCTCTCATCAACCTCAAGGTCCTGGCTTCCAGATCAAGGGTCACTCTATTAG CTGGGCGAACTGGAAGTTCCACATAGGATTTGATTCACGAGCGGGAGTAGTGTTGTCGCTGGCATCGATCTACGATTTGGAGAAGCACAAGTCAAGGAGAGTGATGTACAGAGGGTTCATCTCAGAGCTGTTTGTGCCCTACCAAGACCCATCGGAGGATTGGTACTTCAAGACATTCTTCGACGCCGGCGAGTTTGGGTTCGGACTGTCAACAGTGTCCATGCAGCCCAACCGTGACTGCCCTTCTCATGCTCAGTTCTTGGATGTGTTCGTGCACACAAATGACGGCAGCCCAAGCTTGTTGAAGAACGCTATCTGTGTTTTTGAACAATACGGCGACATCATGTGGCGTCACACTGAAACTGGCATCCCTAATGAAACA ATCCTAGAATCCAGGAGTGAGGTGAACTTGATTGTAAGAAGCGTGGTCACTGTGGGTAACTACGACAACATCATTGATTGGCAGTTCAAAGCCAGTGGCTCCATCAAACCTGCG ATCGCACTGTCGGGTATATTGGAAATCAAGCCAGTGGAGGCTAAGCACAAGAGCGAGATTAAGATAGACGAACACGGAACACTGGTGTCAGCAAACAGCGTGGGAATATACCACGACCACTTCTACATTTACCATCTTGACCTTGACATCGACGGCGTGGAGAACTCTTTTGAGCAGACCAGCTTGAAGACGGTTAGAGTAACAGACGGAAGCTCCAAGAGAAAGAGTTATTGGACCGTTGAGACCAAAACTGCCAACACCGAATCGGACGGCAAGATCACCATCGGTATGGCCCCTGCTGAGCTGGCAGTTGTGAACCCTAACAAGAAGACGGCAGTCGGAAATGACGTGGGGTACCGTCTGATTCCGGGAACGACAGCTCATCCCCTTCTGACGGAGGATGACTACCCACAAATCAGAGGCGCTTTCACAAACCACAATGTTTGGGTCACTCCCTACAACATATCCCAGAAGTGGGCCGGTGGACTCTACGTTGACCAGAGCCGCGGAGAGGACACCTTGGCTGTTTGGACCCAACA GAATAGAAATATTAAGAACACGGACATTGTGTTGTGGCACGTAGTGGGAATTCATCACGTTCCGGCTCAAGAAGACTTCCCAATAATGCCATTGTTGAGCACTGGATTTGAGTTGAGGCCAACCAATTTCTTTGAGAGGAATCCGGTTCTTAAGACCCTCTCTCCCAACGATCTTACATGGCCTGGCTGCCCCAAGTAG